One Anas platyrhynchos isolate ZD024472 breed Pekin duck chromosome 2, IASCAAS_PekinDuck_T2T, whole genome shotgun sequence DNA segment encodes these proteins:
- the GFOD1 gene encoding glucose-fructose oxidoreductase domain-containing protein 1 isoform X3 gives MGKFTGIGKNVICDRTATPLDAFRMMTAAHYYPKLMSIMGNVLRFLPAFVKMKQLIQEGYVGELLVCEVQVHSGSLLGKKYNWSCDDLMGGGGLHSVGTYIIDLLTFLTSQKAVKVHGLLKTFVKQTDHIKGIRQITSDDFCTFQMVLEGGVCCTVTLNFNVPGEFKQDIIVVGSAGRLIVIGTDLYGQSNSSPQRELLLKDSTPVSNSLLPEKAFSDIPSPYLRGTIKMVQAVRQAFEGQDDRRTWDGRPLTMAATFDDCLYALCVVDTIKKSNQLGEWQNISIMTEEPELSPAYLISEAMRKSRMSLYC, from the coding sequence GCATTGGAAAAAATGTCATCTGTGACCGAACAGCAACTCCCCTGGATGCCTTCAGGATGATGACTGCGGCTCATTATTACCCAAAGCTCATGAGCATTATGGGGAACGTCTTGCGCTTCCTGCCCGCCTTCGTGAAAATGAAGCAGCTGATCCAGGAGGGTTAtgtgggggagctgctggtgtGCGAGGTGCAGGTTCACAGTGGAAGCCTGCTGGGCAAAAAGTACAACTGGAGCTGTGATGACCTGATGGGAGGCGGAGGTTTGCACTCAGTTGGCACCTACATTATCGATCTCCTGACCTTCCTCACCAGCCAGAAGGCCGTGAAGGTGCATGGCTTGCTCAAGACCTTCGTGAAGCAGACAGACCACATCAAGGGGATACGGCAGATCACCAGTGATGACTTCTGTACGTTTCAGATGGTTCTGGAGGGTGGCGTGTGCTGCACGGTGACGCTCAACTTCAatgtccctggggagttcaaacaAGACATCATTGTGGTGGGTTCGGCAGGCCGGCTGATTGTAATAGGCACTGATCTCTATGGACAGAGCAACAGCTCTCCTCAACGGGAGCTCCTGCTGAAGGACTCCACGCCGGTCAGCAATTCCTTACTTCCAGAGAAAGCATTCAGCGACATCCCATCCCCGTACCTCCGAGGCACCATTAAGATGGTCCAAGCTGTCCGGCAGGCATTTGAGGGTCAGGACGACAGGAGGACCTGGGACGGGAGGCCTCTCACAATGGCCGCCACCTTTGACGACTGTCTTTATGCCCTGTGTGTGGTGGACACCATTAAAAAGTCAAACCAGCTGGGGGAGTGGCAGAACATTTCGATCATGACCGAGGAGCCAGAACTGAGCCCGGCGTACTTAATCAGTGAAGCCATGAGGAAGAGCAGGATGTCTCTGTACTGCTAG
- the GFOD1 gene encoding glucose-fructose oxidoreductase domain-containing protein 1 isoform X1, with protein sequence MMTAAHYYPKLMSIMGNVLRFLPAFVKMKQLIQEGYVGELLVCEVQVHSGSLLGKKYNWSCDDLMGGGGLHSVGTYIIDLLTFLTSQKAVKVHGLLKTFVKQTDHIKGIRQITSDDFCTFQMVLEGGVCCTVTLNFNVPGEFKQDIIVVGSAGRLIVIGTDLYGQSNSSPQRELLLKDSTPVSNSLLPEKAFSDIPSPYLRGTIKMVQAVRQAFEGQDDRRTWDGRPLTMAATFDDCLYALCVVDTIKKSNQLGEWQNISIMTEEPELSPAYLISEAMRKSRMSLYC encoded by the coding sequence ATGATGACTGCGGCTCATTATTACCCAAAGCTCATGAGCATTATGGGGAACGTCTTGCGCTTCCTGCCCGCCTTCGTGAAAATGAAGCAGCTGATCCAGGAGGGTTAtgtgggggagctgctggtgtGCGAGGTGCAGGTTCACAGTGGAAGCCTGCTGGGCAAAAAGTACAACTGGAGCTGTGATGACCTGATGGGAGGCGGAGGTTTGCACTCAGTTGGCACCTACATTATCGATCTCCTGACCTTCCTCACCAGCCAGAAGGCCGTGAAGGTGCATGGCTTGCTCAAGACCTTCGTGAAGCAGACAGACCACATCAAGGGGATACGGCAGATCACCAGTGATGACTTCTGTACGTTTCAGATGGTTCTGGAGGGTGGCGTGTGCTGCACGGTGACGCTCAACTTCAatgtccctggggagttcaaacaAGACATCATTGTGGTGGGTTCGGCAGGCCGGCTGATTGTAATAGGCACTGATCTCTATGGACAGAGCAACAGCTCTCCTCAACGGGAGCTCCTGCTGAAGGACTCCACGCCGGTCAGCAATTCCTTACTTCCAGAGAAAGCATTCAGCGACATCCCATCCCCGTACCTCCGAGGCACCATTAAGATGGTCCAAGCTGTCCGGCAGGCATTTGAGGGTCAGGACGACAGGAGGACCTGGGACGGGAGGCCTCTCACAATGGCCGCCACCTTTGACGACTGTCTTTATGCCCTGTGTGTGGTGGACACCATTAAAAAGTCAAACCAGCTGGGGGAGTGGCAGAACATTTCGATCATGACCGAGGAGCCAGAACTGAGCCCGGCGTACTTAATCAGTGAAGCCATGAGGAAGAGCAGGATGTCTCTGTACTGCTAG